From a region of the Zerene cesonia ecotype Mississippi chromosome 11, Zerene_cesonia_1.1, whole genome shotgun sequence genome:
- the LOC119829905 gene encoding transcription factor E2F2, whose translation MPRGVKRGQAEGEAEVVVRVGASPSQTTLLDDSPSQPISYHLLDHGYGATPQHQIRREAPSAPPKTSEAVKRRLNLSESSSGSQGHVVPMKADFKTPKQKRVKVLTPYSRPSSSMKKYTERSRFDTSLGLLTKKFVALLKSSPNGVLDLNVAAEHLSVQKRRIYDITNVLEGIGILEKRSKNNIQWKCGIGADGVGEENRVRRLRREVEALGVREAKVCRALAAAEHALARLSAEHGQRAYITYADLRSIKDFRNQTVIPIKAPPDTRLSVPHPDEKGYMIHLKSLSGEIEVYLCPKERPVSPPPSSLLPSDPLLEDNKALLAPLIAQLQAMPSSSINASFTTPIKREPEEEAQAACGALVVQSPCVTDPTLPLHDAPAAPHAPAAPHAPHAPHPPHPPPTPPAVDSGGARGRLRNALIADSDDFAPIMGGGRFQLQTEDQEAEPLELEPFLALEPPMSATDYGFCLDHDEGLSELFDFEF comes from the exons ATGCCGAGGGGGGTGAAGCGAGGGCAGGCGGAGGGCGAAGCTGAGGTGGTGGTCCGCGTCGGGGCGTCTCCTTCGCAAACCACGCTCCTAGATGACAGCCCGAGCCAGCCCATCAGCTATCACCTACTTGACCACGGCTATGGAGCCACGCCGCAGCATCAGATACGGCGGGAGGCGCCCTCCGCACCGCCGAAGACTTCTGAG GCGGTGAAAAGACGACTGAACCTCAGCGAGAGCAGTTCAGGTAGTCAGGGGCATGTGGTGCCAATGAAGGCGGACTTCAAGACGCCCAAACAGAAACGGGTGAAAGTTCTCACTCCATACAGCCGACCGTCCAGTTCTATGAAAAAATACACAGAACGCTCCAG GTTTGACACGTCGCTaggtttattaacaaaaaagttcGTCGCACTGCTCAAGTCATCACCTAACGGTGTCTTAGATCTCAACGTCGCGGCGGAACACCTTTCGGTGCAAAAACGTCGTATCTACGACATTACCAATGTGCTCGAGGGTATAGGGATATTAGAAAAGAGatcgaaaaataatatacaatggaAATGCG GCATCGGCGCGGACGGCGTCGGCGAGGAGAACCGCGTGCGGCGGCTGCGGCGCGAGGTGGAGGCGCTCGGCGTGCGCGAGGCCAAGGTGTGCCGCGCGCTCGCCGCCGCGGAGCACGCGCTCGCGCGCCTCTCGGCGGAGCACGGCCAGCGCGCCTACATCACGTACGCGGACCTGAGGTCCATCAAGGACTTCAGGAACCAGACCGTCATACCGATCAAGGCGCCGCCCGACACGCGGCTCAGT GTACCTCACCCTGATGAGAAGGGCTACATGATTCATCTGAAGTCTTTATCTGGTGAAATTGAAGTTTACCTCTGTCCTAAAGAACGACCAGTCTCTCCTCCTCCTT CGTCGCTGTTACCATCAGACCCGCTGCTCGAGGACAACAAGGCATTGCTGGCGCCGCTCATAGCGCAATTGCAGGCGATGCCCTCTAGCTCTATAAACGCTAGTTTTAC TACGCCAATAAAACGAGAGCCGGAGGAGGAGGCGCAGGCGGCGTGCGGCGCGCTGGTGGTGCAGTCGCCGTGCGTGACGGACCCCACGCTGCCGCTGCACgacgcgcccgccgcgccgcacgcgcccgccgcgccgcacGCGCCGCACGCGCCGCACCCGCCGCACCCGCCGCCCACGCCGCCAGCGGTCGACA GTGGTGGAGCTCGGGGTCGACTACGCAACGCACTGATAGCGGACAGCGACGACTTCGCGCCCATCATGGGCGGCGGCCGCTTCCAACTGCAAACGGAAGATCAGGAGGCCG AGCCGTTGGAGTTGGAGCCGTTCCTGGCGCTGGAGCCGCCGATGTCGGCCACGGACTACGGCTTCTGCCTCGACCACGACGAGGGCCTCTCCGAGCTGTTCGACTTCGAGTTCTAG